In Anas acuta chromosome 6, bAnaAcu1.1, whole genome shotgun sequence, the following are encoded in one genomic region:
- the KLHL41 gene encoding kelch-like protein 41: MDSQRELTEELRLYQSTLLQDGLKELLEEKKFIDCSLKAGDRSLPCHRLILSACSPYFREYFLSEQNEEKKKEVVLDNVDPNILDMIVKYLYSASIDLNDSNVQDIFALASRFQIPSVFTVCVSYLQKRLAVGNCLAILRLGVLLDCPRLAFSARDFVSDHFVQICKEDEFLQLAPHELISVISPDSLNVEKEELVFEAVMKWVRKDKENRVKNLGEVFDCIRFRLMPEKYFKEHVEKDDIIKSNSDLQKKVKIIKDAFAGKLPDSSKNKDKSNKGEVNGDVGDEDLLPGYLNDLPRHGMFVKDLILLVNDTAAVAYDPLENECYLAALAEQIPRNHSSIVTKQNQVYVVGGLYVEEENKDQPFQSYFFQLDSIAGEWVALPPLPSARCLFGLGESDNKIYVIAGKDLRTEESLDSVLCYDPVAIKWGEIKKLPIKVYGHATISNNGLIYCLGGKTDDKKCTNRVFVYNPKKGDWRDLAPMKVARSMFGTAIHKGKIFIAGGVTEEGLTESVEAFDLTTNKWEVLPEFPQERSSISLVTLSGSLYAIGGFAMIQLESKEFAPSEVTDIWKYDDEKKEWIGILKEIRYATGASCLATRLNLFKLSKL, translated from the exons ATGGATTCCCAAAGGGAACTTACTGAAGAACTGAGACTTTACCAATCAACCCTTCTTCAAGATGGCCTCAAGGAActcctggaagagaaaaagtttATAGATTGCTCCCTAAAAGCTGGTGACAGAAGCCTGCCCTGCCACAGATTGATTCTATCAGCATGTAGCCCTTATTTTCGTGAGTATTTCTTATCTGagcaaaatgaagagaaaaagaaggaggtAGTTCTGGATAATGTTGACCCCAACATCCTGGATATGATTGTCAAATACCTTTATTCAGCAAGTATTGATCTTAATGATTCTAACGTGCAAGATATTTTTGCTTTAGCCAGTCGTTTTCAGATCCCTTCTGTATTCACCGTGTGTGTCTCCTATCTTCAAAAGAGGCTTGCTGTTGGTAATTGTCTGGCCATCCTTCGATTAGGTGTTCTGCTTGATTGCCCAAGACTTGCATTTTCTGCCCGTGATTTTGTCTCAGATCACTTTGTGCAGATCTGCAAAGAAGACGAATTCCTGCAGCTTGCCCCACATGAACTTATCTCAGTTATTTCACCTGACAGCTTAAATGTAGAAAAGGAAGAACTGGTATTTGAAGCGGTAATGAAATGGGTCCGAAAAGACAAGGAGAACAGAGTAAAGAACCTGGGAGAAGTTTTTGACTGTATACGTTTTCGTCTTAtgccagaaaaatatttcaaagaacatGTTGAAAAGGATGATATAATTAAAAGCAACTCAGATCTTCAGAAAAAAGTAAAGATTATTAAGGATGCTTTTGCTGGAAAACTGCCTGACTCtagcaaaaataaagacaagTCAAACAAAGGGGAAGTAAATGGTGATGTAGGAGATGAAGATTTACTTCCTGGCTATCTAAATGACCTTCCCAGGCATGGTATGTTTGTCAAAGACCTAATTCTTCTGGTTAATGACACTGCCGCAGTAGCTTATGATCCTCTAGAAAATGAATGCTACCTAGCAGCCCTGGCGGAACAGATTCCCAGAAATCATTCCAGTATAGTCACCAAACAAAATCAGGTCTACGTTGTTGGAGGACTGTATGTAGAAGAGGAGAACAAGGATCAGCCTTTCCAATCGTATTTCTTCCAG CTGGACAGCATTGCTGGTGAGTGGGTTGCCCTTCCTCCACTGCCATCAGCCAGGTGTCTCTTTGGGCTGGGAGAGTCAGACAACAAGATCTACGTAATTGCAGGCAAAGACCTTCGCACTGAGGAGTCACTGGATTCAGTCCTGTGCTATGATCCTGT GGCAATAAAATGGGGTGAGATCAAAAAACTACCTATCAAAGTTTATGGCCATGCTACTATCTCAAACAATGGACTGATATATTGTCTTGGTGGAAAAACTGATGATAA gaaaTGTACTAATAGAGTATTTGTATACAATCCAAAGAAAGGAGACTGGAGAGACCTGGCTCCAATGAAAGTGGCTCGCTCAATGTTTGGAACAGCTATCCATAAGGGCAAGATTTTCATTGCGGGTGGTGTCACTGAAGAAGGCCTGACTGAATCTGTTGAAGCTTTTGATCTGACCACAAATAA gTGGGAGGTTCTGCCTGAATTTCCCCAAGAGAGAAGTTCCATCAGTTTAGTCACCTTAAGTGGATCTTTGTATGCTATTGGAGGCTTTGCAATGATTCAGCTCGAATCTAAAGAATTTGCACCTAGCGAAGTCACTGACATATGGAA GTATGATGATGAAAAGAAGGAATGGATTGGCATACTCAAAGAGATTCGATATGCTACTGGAGCTTCCTGCCTGGCTACACGCTTAAATCTCTTCAAGCTATCAAAACTGTAA
- the BBS5 gene encoding Bardet-Biedl syndrome 5 protein isoform X1: protein MLRRGPDGRCKNILKGWMKGVGHGDRSLSCFHLAIGSKSSCHGRFGGAERRSRPGNAFGFFLSAGCGVWAATRQMKMRPGEVLIDCLESIEDTKGNNGDRGRLLVTNLRIIWRSLSLPRVNLSVGYNCIINITTRTANSKLRGQTEALYILTKCNNTRFEFIFTNVVPGSPRLFTSVIAVHRAYETSKMYRDLKLRSALIQNKQLRLLPQEQIYDKINGVWNLSSDQGNLGTFFITNVRIVWHANMNDSFNVSIPYLQIRSIKIRDSKFGLALVIESSQQSGGYVLGFKIDPVEKLQEAVKEINSLHRVYSVNPIFGVDYEMEEKPQPLEDLTVEQVQDDVEIESDEQTDAFVAYFADENKQHDREPVFSEELGLAIEKLKDGFTLQGLWEVMT, encoded by the exons ATGCTGAGGCGCGGCCCGGATGGGCggtgtaaaaatattttaaaagggtGGATGAAGGGAGTTGGGCACGGGGATCGGTCCCTGTCTTGCTTCCACTTGGCCATAGGAAGTAAAAGTAGCTGTCACGGGCGTTTCGGGGGTGCTGAACGGAGGTCCCGCCCTGGAAACGCCTTTGGTTTCTTTCTGTCTGCAGGCTGCGGAGTTTGGGCTGCCACACG acaaatgaaaatgagacCTGGAGAGGTCCTTATAGACTGTTTAGAGTCTATTGAAGATACCAAAGGAAACAATGGAGACAGAG GCAGACTGCTTGTGACAAATTTGCGGATTATTTGGCGCTCATTGTCATTGCCCAGAGTCAATCTCT ctGTTGGTTACAACTGCATTATAAACATAACTACAAGAACTGCCAACTCA aaattaCGGGGACAAACAGAAGCTCTGTATATATTGACTAAATGTAACAATACACGCTTTGAGTTCATATTTACCAATGTTGTTCCTGGAAGTCCCAGACTCTTCACTTCAGTTATTGCTGTGCACAG agctTATGAAACTTCTAAAATGTATCGTGACCTGAAGCTGAGAAGTGCATTGATTCAGAACAAGCAACTGAGATTATTACCACAAGAACAAATATATGATAAAATCAATGGAGTTTGGAATTTATCAAGTGACCAG GGAAACTTGGgaacattttttattactaaTGTGAGAATAGTTTGGCATGCAAATATGAATGACAGCTTTAATGTCAGCATACCCTATCTACAAATT CgttcaataaaaataagagactCCAAGTTTGGCTTGGCACTTGTGATAGAGAGTTCTCAGCAG AGTGGAGGATATGTACTTGGTTTTAAGATAGACCCTGTGGAGAAACTACAGGAGGCagtgaaagaaattaattcacTTCACAGAGTTTATTCAGTTAACCCAATATTTGGAGTGGAttatgaaatggaagaaaag ccccagcctcttGAAGACTTAACAGTGGAGCAAGTTCAAGATGATGTGGAAATAGAATCTGATGAGCAGACAGATGCTTTTGTG gcTTACTTTGCTGATGAAAACAAG CAACATGATCGGGAGCCTGTTTTTTCAGAAGAACTAGGACTTGCAATAGAGAAGCTAAAGGATGGATTCACACTCCAGGGACTCTGGGAAGTAATGACCTGA
- the BBS5 gene encoding Bardet-Biedl syndrome 5 protein isoform X2 yields MLRRGPDGRCKNILKGWMKGVGHGDRSLSCFHLAIGSKSSCHGRFGGAERRSRPGNAFGFFLSAGCGVWAATRQMKMRPGEVLIDCLESIEDTKGNNGDRGRLLVTNLRIIWRSLSLPRVNLSVGYNCIINITTRTANSKLRGQTEALYILTKCNNTRFEFIFTNVVPGSPRLFTSVIAVHRAYETSKMYRDLKLRSALIQNKQLRLLPQEQIYDKINGVWNLSSDQGNLGTFFITNVRIVWHANMNDSFNVSIPYLQIRSIKIRDSKFGLALVIESSQQPQPLEDLTVEQVQDDVEIESDEQTDAFVAYFADENKQHDREPVFSEELGLAIEKLKDGFTLQGLWEVMT; encoded by the exons ATGCTGAGGCGCGGCCCGGATGGGCggtgtaaaaatattttaaaagggtGGATGAAGGGAGTTGGGCACGGGGATCGGTCCCTGTCTTGCTTCCACTTGGCCATAGGAAGTAAAAGTAGCTGTCACGGGCGTTTCGGGGGTGCTGAACGGAGGTCCCGCCCTGGAAACGCCTTTGGTTTCTTTCTGTCTGCAGGCTGCGGAGTTTGGGCTGCCACACG acaaatgaaaatgagacCTGGAGAGGTCCTTATAGACTGTTTAGAGTCTATTGAAGATACCAAAGGAAACAATGGAGACAGAG GCAGACTGCTTGTGACAAATTTGCGGATTATTTGGCGCTCATTGTCATTGCCCAGAGTCAATCTCT ctGTTGGTTACAACTGCATTATAAACATAACTACAAGAACTGCCAACTCA aaattaCGGGGACAAACAGAAGCTCTGTATATATTGACTAAATGTAACAATACACGCTTTGAGTTCATATTTACCAATGTTGTTCCTGGAAGTCCCAGACTCTTCACTTCAGTTATTGCTGTGCACAG agctTATGAAACTTCTAAAATGTATCGTGACCTGAAGCTGAGAAGTGCATTGATTCAGAACAAGCAACTGAGATTATTACCACAAGAACAAATATATGATAAAATCAATGGAGTTTGGAATTTATCAAGTGACCAG GGAAACTTGGgaacattttttattactaaTGTGAGAATAGTTTGGCATGCAAATATGAATGACAGCTTTAATGTCAGCATACCCTATCTACAAATT CgttcaataaaaataagagactCCAAGTTTGGCTTGGCACTTGTGATAGAGAGTTCTCAGCAG ccccagcctcttGAAGACTTAACAGTGGAGCAAGTTCAAGATGATGTGGAAATAGAATCTGATGAGCAGACAGATGCTTTTGTG gcTTACTTTGCTGATGAAAACAAG CAACATGATCGGGAGCCTGTTTTTTCAGAAGAACTAGGACTTGCAATAGAGAAGCTAAAGGATGGATTCACACTCCAGGGACTCTGGGAAGTAATGACCTGA
- the BBS5 gene encoding Bardet-Biedl syndrome 5 protein isoform X3 encodes MSAVLDVLWEDRDVRFDISPQQMKMRPGEVLIDCLESIEDTKGNNGDRGRLLVTNLRIIWRSLSLPRVNLSVGYNCIINITTRTANSKLRGQTEALYILTKCNNTRFEFIFTNVVPGSPRLFTSVIAVHRAYETSKMYRDLKLRSALIQNKQLRLLPQEQIYDKINGVWNLSSDQGNLGTFFITNVRIVWHANMNDSFNVSIPYLQIRSIKIRDSKFGLALVIESSQQSGGYVLGFKIDPVEKLQEAVKEINSLHRVYSVNPIFGVDYEMEEKPQPLEDLTVEQVQDDVEIESDEQTDAFVAYFADENKQHDREPVFSEELGLAIEKLKDGFTLQGLWEVMT; translated from the exons ATGAGCGCGGTGCTGGACGTGCTGTGGGAGGACCGAGATGTCCGCTTCGACATCTCCCCGCA acaaatgaaaatgagacCTGGAGAGGTCCTTATAGACTGTTTAGAGTCTATTGAAGATACCAAAGGAAACAATGGAGACAGAG GCAGACTGCTTGTGACAAATTTGCGGATTATTTGGCGCTCATTGTCATTGCCCAGAGTCAATCTCT ctGTTGGTTACAACTGCATTATAAACATAACTACAAGAACTGCCAACTCA aaattaCGGGGACAAACAGAAGCTCTGTATATATTGACTAAATGTAACAATACACGCTTTGAGTTCATATTTACCAATGTTGTTCCTGGAAGTCCCAGACTCTTCACTTCAGTTATTGCTGTGCACAG agctTATGAAACTTCTAAAATGTATCGTGACCTGAAGCTGAGAAGTGCATTGATTCAGAACAAGCAACTGAGATTATTACCACAAGAACAAATATATGATAAAATCAATGGAGTTTGGAATTTATCAAGTGACCAG GGAAACTTGGgaacattttttattactaaTGTGAGAATAGTTTGGCATGCAAATATGAATGACAGCTTTAATGTCAGCATACCCTATCTACAAATT CgttcaataaaaataagagactCCAAGTTTGGCTTGGCACTTGTGATAGAGAGTTCTCAGCAG AGTGGAGGATATGTACTTGGTTTTAAGATAGACCCTGTGGAGAAACTACAGGAGGCagtgaaagaaattaattcacTTCACAGAGTTTATTCAGTTAACCCAATATTTGGAGTGGAttatgaaatggaagaaaag ccccagcctcttGAAGACTTAACAGTGGAGCAAGTTCAAGATGATGTGGAAATAGAATCTGATGAGCAGACAGATGCTTTTGTG gcTTACTTTGCTGATGAAAACAAG CAACATGATCGGGAGCCTGTTTTTTCAGAAGAACTAGGACTTGCAATAGAGAAGCTAAAGGATGGATTCACACTCCAGGGACTCTGGGAAGTAATGACCTGA